Proteins from a single region of Haloterrigena alkaliphila:
- a CDS encoding ABC transporter ATP-binding protein, whose protein sequence is MSSEPLLRVENLKTQFFTETGTVRAVDGISFEIREGEIVGLVGESGAGKSVASMSLLRLVESPGEIVAGEITYKGETIFGLEEGPDGELRERDDVLSNEEIRTRIRGNEIAVIFQDPMETLNPVFTVGGQLREFIELNRGLPKDEAKAEAIDMLREVGIPDPEQRYEEYPHQFSGGMRQRVLIAMALACEPSLIIADEPTTALDVTVEGQILELVDDLQSKYGTSLLWVTHDMGVVAEICDRVNVMYLGEIVEQAPVDELFYDTKHPYTEALLNSIPRPDRTVAELDPIEGVMPEAINPPSGCRFHPRCPDAREVCARVHPEPLEVDRADGEPHRAACVKHDAFDVGYAESAPLEGGDETVVGQAGTEANAESPSDASGEKASADGGETSEASRSSSDLRSDGGESQR, encoded by the coding sequence ATGAGCTCCGAACCACTCCTTCGCGTCGAGAACCTCAAGACGCAGTTCTTCACGGAAACCGGTACAGTACGCGCCGTCGACGGCATCTCCTTCGAGATCCGCGAGGGCGAGATCGTCGGCCTCGTCGGCGAGAGCGGCGCCGGCAAGTCGGTCGCCTCGATGAGTCTGCTGCGGCTCGTCGAAAGTCCCGGCGAGATCGTCGCCGGCGAGATCACCTACAAGGGCGAGACCATCTTCGGCCTCGAGGAAGGTCCCGACGGCGAACTCCGGGAGCGCGACGACGTGCTCTCGAACGAGGAGATCCGCACCCGGATCCGGGGTAACGAGATCGCGGTGATCTTCCAGGACCCGATGGAGACGCTCAACCCCGTCTTCACCGTCGGCGGCCAACTGCGGGAGTTCATCGAACTCAACCGCGGACTCCCGAAAGACGAGGCGAAAGCGGAGGCGATCGACATGCTCCGGGAAGTCGGCATTCCCGACCCCGAGCAGCGCTACGAGGAGTACCCCCACCAGTTCTCGGGTGGGATGCGCCAGCGCGTGCTCATCGCGATGGCGCTGGCCTGCGAACCCAGCCTCATCATCGCCGACGAGCCGACGACGGCGCTCGACGTCACCGTCGAGGGACAGATCCTCGAGCTCGTCGACGACCTCCAGTCGAAGTACGGAACGAGCCTCCTCTGGGTCACCCACGACATGGGCGTCGTCGCCGAGATCTGCGACCGGGTGAACGTGATGTACCTCGGCGAGATCGTCGAACAGGCGCCCGTGGACGAACTGTTCTACGACACCAAACACCCCTACACCGAGGCGCTGCTGAACTCGATTCCCCGCCCCGACCGGACCGTCGCGGAACTCGACCCCATCGAGGGCGTGATGCCCGAGGCGATCAACCCGCCCTCGGGCTGTCGGTTCCACCCTCGTTGTCCCGACGCGCGCGAGGTCTGCGCCCGCGTCCACCCCGAACCGCTCGAGGTCGACCGGGCCGACGGCGAGCCCCACCGCGCGGCCTGCGTGAAACACGACGCCTTCGACGTGGGCTACGCCGAGAGCGCGCCGCTCGAGGGCGGCGACGAGACGGTGGTCGGCCAGGCGGGTACCGAGGCGAACGCGGAGTCGCCGTCGGACGCGAGTGGGGAAAAGGCGTCGGCTGACGGGGGTGAGACGAGCGAAGCGAGTCGATCCTCGTCGGACCTGCGGTCCGACGGAGGTGAGTCACAGCGATGA
- a CDS encoding ABC transporter substrate-binding protein: MVRNQLPTTRRRLLASGAAVSASVIAGCIGGSGGGGGDTFHFTQEQSREEQFDPVVSNDAYSFQVIQLVFDGLYEFGEDLELQPKLAAGEPTVERDGTRYIFELVEGATFHNGDEVTASDVAHSFTAPVEEETENASEYDMIESTEVIDDYQLQVDLGEDPYGPFELQTMGVTVVPESVRTEDREAFNTDPVGSGPFTFADLQENEYVEIERRDDYWDDLEPNLPRVRFEAHDDNAGRVSDIRSGNTDAIAGVPNEDWSVLENEENVTLHSAESPTFMYMAFNCNEGPTTNPEVRRAIAHSFSMSDFIESNAGNVASPMYSPIPPVVNEIWEFPEDEYQELLPSYDPEQAQSLLDEHAPDGFTPTIITPEGIRAQLAERIATRLDEIGYGADVQVLDFATLVDTYTSGNADDYQMYLLGWTGGPDPDYYLYPLFHESAAGVNQGHYYGGSDGFHQAIADGRNSADQQERYDLYEPVIREIVEQLPALPAFTQDNTMASRDYVQDLQAHPEVTRNPDLVADHANVSME, encoded by the coding sequence ATGGTGCGAAATCAGTTACCGACGACGCGGCGACGACTCCTCGCGTCGGGGGCCGCCGTCTCCGCGTCGGTTATCGCAGGGTGCATCGGTGGGAGCGGTGGCGGCGGCGGAGACACGTTCCACTTCACACAGGAGCAGTCCCGAGAGGAACAGTTCGATCCCGTCGTCTCGAACGACGCGTACAGTTTTCAGGTGATTCAGCTCGTCTTCGACGGGCTCTACGAGTTCGGCGAGGACCTCGAGCTCCAGCCCAAACTCGCGGCGGGCGAGCCGACCGTCGAGCGCGACGGGACACGGTACATCTTCGAACTCGTGGAGGGTGCCACGTTCCACAACGGCGACGAGGTGACCGCCTCGGACGTCGCCCACTCCTTTACCGCGCCGGTCGAGGAGGAGACGGAGAACGCCTCCGAGTACGACATGATCGAGAGCACCGAGGTCATCGACGACTACCAGTTACAGGTCGACCTCGGGGAGGATCCCTACGGCCCGTTCGAACTCCAGACGATGGGCGTGACGGTCGTTCCGGAGTCGGTTCGGACCGAGGACCGCGAGGCGTTCAACACGGATCCGGTCGGCTCCGGGCCGTTCACGTTCGCCGACCTCCAGGAGAACGAGTACGTCGAGATCGAACGGCGGGACGACTACTGGGACGACCTCGAGCCGAACCTCCCGCGGGTACGCTTCGAGGCCCACGACGACAACGCGGGTCGCGTCTCCGACATCCGGTCGGGGAACACCGACGCCATCGCCGGCGTGCCCAACGAGGACTGGAGCGTCCTCGAGAACGAGGAGAACGTCACCCTCCACTCGGCGGAGAGTCCGACGTTCATGTACATGGCCTTTAACTGCAACGAGGGACCGACGACGAATCCGGAGGTGCGGCGGGCGATCGCCCACTCGTTCTCGATGTCGGACTTCATCGAGTCCAACGCGGGGAACGTGGCGTCGCCGATGTACAGTCCGATTCCGCCGGTCGTCAACGAGATCTGGGAGTTCCCGGAGGACGAGTATCAGGAGCTCCTGCCGTCGTACGACCCCGAGCAGGCCCAGTCGCTGCTCGACGAGCACGCCCCCGACGGCTTCACGCCGACGATCATCACGCCGGAGGGGATTCGCGCGCAACTGGCCGAGCGCATCGCGACCCGATTGGACGAGATCGGCTACGGCGCGGACGTGCAGGTGCTGGACTTCGCGACGCTCGTCGACACCTACACCAGCGGGAACGCGGACGACTACCAGATGTACCTGCTGGGCTGGACCGGCGGTCCCGACCCCGATTACTACCTCTACCCGCTGTTCCACGAGAGCGCGGCCGGGGTGAACCAGGGCCACTACTACGGGGGCAGCGACGGCTTCCACCAGGCGATCGCCGACGGGCGTAACTCGGCGGACCAGCAGGAGCGCTACGACCTCTACGAGCCCGTCATCCGGGAGATCGTCGAACAGTTACCCGCGCTCCCGGCGTTCACGCAGGACAACACGATGGCCTCGCGGGACTACGTCCAGGACCTGCAGGCCCACCCGGAGGTGACGAGGAACCCGGACCTCGTCGCCGACCACGCCAACGTCTCGATGGAGTGA
- a CDS encoding ABC transporter permease: protein MKLLKYTIYRVLQAIPVLIGISVITFLLANLGPGDPVSLMLQGQEHSEELVRSIEQRYGLDKPLHERYVTYMSNLVQGDLGRSIHYQRPVADLMLERVGPTLLLVLSAYAFALVTAIPLGVIAADRRNEPTDHASRVAALVGVSTPSFWIGIVLILVFAVTLGWLPSSGLVYPWRPPSAYRWIDGHLELYYQSLRHLLLPMIALGTLQMATIMRVERTQMIESLQGEYVRLARAYGVPERTILRKHAFQPAQLPIITIVGLNLSTAIGGAVLVETVFDINGMGRLFIDAIQSNDYQLVMGITMMLGALFVIGVIITDISYAYVDPRVTYGERE from the coding sequence ATGAAACTGCTCAAGTACACGATATACAGGGTCTTGCAGGCGATCCCCGTCCTGATCGGGATCTCCGTCATCACGTTCCTGCTCGCGAACCTCGGCCCGGGCGATCCGGTCAGCCTCATGCTGCAGGGACAGGAACACAGCGAGGAACTGGTTCGGTCGATCGAACAGCGGTACGGCCTCGACAAACCGCTCCACGAGCGGTACGTGACGTACATGTCCAACCTGGTGCAGGGCGATCTCGGCCGGAGCATCCACTACCAGCGGCCGGTCGCCGACCTGATGCTGGAGCGGGTCGGGCCGACGCTCCTGCTGGTGCTGTCGGCGTACGCGTTCGCGCTGGTCACGGCGATCCCGCTCGGCGTCATCGCCGCCGACAGGCGCAACGAACCGACCGATCACGCCTCGCGGGTCGCCGCGCTCGTCGGCGTCAGCACCCCGTCGTTCTGGATCGGGATCGTCCTGATCCTCGTCTTCGCGGTCACGCTCGGGTGGCTCCCCTCGAGCGGGCTCGTCTACCCGTGGCGACCGCCCAGTGCCTACCGGTGGATCGACGGCCACCTCGAGCTGTACTACCAGTCGCTGCGACACCTGCTGTTGCCGATGATCGCGCTGGGGACCCTGCAGATGGCGACGATCATGCGCGTCGAGCGCACGCAGATGATCGAGTCGCTGCAGGGCGAGTACGTCAGGCTGGCCCGCGCGTACGGCGTGCCCGAGCGGACGATCCTGCGAAAGCACGCCTTCCAGCCGGCCCAGTTGCCGATCATCACGATCGTCGGTCTCAACCTGTCGACCGCCATCGGCGGCGCGGTGCTGGTCGAGACGGTGTTCGACATCAACGGAATGGGGCGACTGTTCATCGACGCGATTCAGTCGAACGACTACCAGCTGGTGATGGGGATCACGATGATGCTCGGCGCGCTGTTCGTGATCGGCGTCATCATCACCGACATCTCGTACGCGTACGTCGATCCGCGGGTCACCTACGGTGAGAGGGAGTAA
- a CDS encoding ABC transporter permease produces MAVGESQLGSGTDSVSDDEEEVEARVGWRYTVARIKRDTTARWGLYVVALVLVVAVYALIDSNLSRLTFGQFSDYAFAQLLPIFDHPTRIPPPGEGQQNVPPYFPLAEQPWNPLPAGGTLEYPLGTDPAGRDYFTRIVYGTQVSVFVGLASTFIGLSGGTVIGAVAGYYGGRVDDVLMRMVETVYAIPPLILIIVFTVFVGGANIWYAVLGVGIAFVPVFARIIRSRVLSIREMDYIEAARAAGVKDRNIIMRHVVPNSFAPVLVYATLQIGVTILIVAGLSFLGYGAQPPTPDWGQMLNVAHSNHMHSNIWLSIWPGLAIMITIMGFNLFGDGLQDALDPRIDD; encoded by the coding sequence ATGGCAGTCGGCGAATCACAACTCGGAAGCGGTACTGATTCGGTATCGGACGACGAGGAGGAGGTCGAAGCCCGCGTGGGCTGGCGCTACACCGTCGCGCGGATCAAGCGGGACACGACGGCCCGCTGGGGGCTATACGTCGTCGCGCTCGTCCTGGTCGTCGCGGTGTACGCGCTGATCGACAGCAACCTCTCGCGGCTCACGTTCGGGCAGTTCTCCGACTACGCGTTCGCGCAGTTGCTGCCGATCTTCGATCACCCCACGCGCATCCCGCCGCCGGGCGAGGGGCAGCAGAACGTCCCGCCGTACTTCCCGCTCGCCGAGCAGCCGTGGAACCCGTTACCGGCGGGCGGCACGCTCGAGTACCCGCTGGGTACCGATCCCGCGGGCCGGGACTACTTCACCCGGATCGTGTACGGCACGCAGGTGTCGGTGTTCGTCGGCCTGGCCTCGACGTTCATCGGGCTCTCCGGCGGGACGGTCATCGGTGCGGTCGCCGGCTACTACGGCGGCCGGGTCGACGACGTCCTGATGCGGATGGTCGAGACGGTGTACGCGATTCCGCCGCTGATCCTCATCATCGTTTTCACCGTCTTCGTCGGCGGCGCGAACATCTGGTACGCCGTGCTCGGCGTCGGCATCGCGTTCGTGCCCGTCTTCGCCCGCATCATCCGGAGCCGCGTGCTGAGTATCCGCGAGATGGACTACATCGAGGCGGCCCGGGCGGCCGGCGTGAAGGATCGAAACATCATCATGCGACACGTCGTCCCGAACAGCTTCGCGCCGGTGCTGGTGTACGCGACGCTCCAGATCGGCGTGACGATCCTCATCGTCGCCGGCCTCTCCTTCCTCGGCTACGGCGCACAGCCGCCGACCCCCGACTGGGGCCAGATGCTCAACGTCGCCCACAGCAACCACATGCACTCGAACATCTGGCTCTCGATCTGGCCGGGACTGGCGATCATGATCACCATCATGGGCTTCAACCTGTTCGGCGACGGCCTGCAGGACGCCCTCGACCCCCGAATCGACGATTAA